The sequence TGGGCGTGTTCGTCCTTTGGCGGCGCGACCGCAAAGCCAGCCTCCTCTTGCTGACCACCTATGTCCTCTCATTGTGGGCGGCGCTGCGCTTTTTGGCCCAGGTGGGCGAGGATGGCGATAACTTCATCCCCGTCTATCTGCTGATGGCCGCCTGGCTGGCGGTGGGGGCGGATGCCGTGTGGCGCTGGGGCGAGCGCCTCTGGCCGCCGTGGGGACGCCGCGCCCTGCTGGTTGCACTCTGGCTGCTGCCCCTGTATCACGCCCTCAGCCAATTCCCGGCCGCGCTCGAACGCAGGCAGATGGATGTGCGCCCGCAAGCCGAGGCCATTCTGGCCCTGGATTTGCCGCCCGGCGCTGCCATCCTGGGCGAGTGGCGCGACATCACGGCCTTGCGCTATTTGCAGCGGGTCGAGGGCGTGCGGCCCGACCTCTGGATCATCCATGCCGGGCCGGAGGGCATCCGCCTCTTGCAGCCGCGGGCCGAGCAGGAGGGCGTCCCGCTCGCCATCCTGAGTTCCACACCGGCTGGACTGCGGCTGCTGCCCCTGCCTGCGCCCGGCCCGACGGCCATCGCCCACGCGGACGAGCGCCGCCTGAACCAGGCCGTGCGCTGGTTGGGCTACGATCTGCCGTCCACCTCCGCCCGGCCGGGCGAGACCCTACCCCTGACCTTCTACTGGGCTGCCGACGCCGCCCCGCCCGCCGATTGGACGACCTTTATCCACCTGCTGGATGCCGGCGGCGAGAAAGTGGCGCAGGTCGATCGCGTGCCCGTCGGCGTCTTCTATCCCCCCACCCTCTGGCGGCCCGGCCAGATGCTTGCCGACCAGTACGAGCTAACCCTCCCGCCCGACCTCCCGCCCGGCCGCTATCGTCTCATCTTCGGCGCCTACAGCGGCGACCAGCGGTTCCAGTGGGCCGATGGCCGGGGCGAGCAGGAGCTCGCCGAGATTATCGTTGCGGAGTGAGCACGGCCGCGTGCGACTGAGGTGTTGCGTATTGCGTGTTGCCAGGGGGTTGCCGCACAGGTATTGCAGAAAGTGCGTGGGTGCTGTAATCTACTCCC is a genomic window of Caldilineales bacterium containing:
- a CDS encoding DUF2723 domain-containing protein, whose amino-acid sequence is MTLPFSPPPGRRTQRDSLIAALVFLAALLLYLPTVSPSVVVDDGGEIQMLSHVLGVAHPTGYPLMLLLGWVFSHLPLGGDVAWRVTLLSTVASAGAIAALYLLGRQLGARQAPAAIAALVLAAAPRLWMHAQATEVYGLANLLMVLGVWLLLRWGAGRAPLWWATLAFGLGLTHHISLRLVGPPALLYVLLVDARLILQPRRWLPALAALLAPLLLYALIPLRAAFFESLPQLQGSILGLHKALAAGFVSPHYYGGFWNLALALDYGQQFLGAKDFLGLSVLDDYLRFTVQQAPWPAVLLAVLGVFVLWRRDRKASLLLLTTYVLSLWAALRFLAQVGEDGDNFIPVYLLMAAWLAVGADAVWRWGERLWPPWGRRALLVALWLLPLYHALSQFPAALERRQMDVRPQAEAILALDLPPGAAILGEWRDITALRYLQRVEGVRPDLWIIHAGPEGIRLLQPRAEQEGVPLAILSSTPAGLRLLPLPAPGPTAIAHADERRLNQAVRWLGYDLPSTSARPGETLPLTFYWAADAAPPADWTTFIHLLDAGGEKVAQVDRVPVGVFYPPTLWRPGQMLADQYELTLPPDLPPGRYRLIFGAYSGDQRFQWADGRGEQELAEIIVAE